In Phenylobacterium zucineum HLK1, one DNA window encodes the following:
- a CDS encoding GNAT family N-acetyltransferase: MSGQIVLRPATMDDLALLRRWDEEPHVVESDPNDDWGWEVELARDPDWREQLVAEAGGRPVGFVQIIDPAREQSRYWGDCPPGLRAIDIWIGEADALGRGYGTQMMRQAIARCFADAAVTAILIDPLQSNVRAIRFYERLGFRAVGPRRFGEDDCLVMRLERPGS, from the coding sequence GGGCAGATCGTCCTTCGCCCGGCCACGATGGACGACCTGGCGCTGCTGCGGCGCTGGGACGAGGAGCCCCATGTGGTGGAGTCCGATCCCAACGACGACTGGGGCTGGGAGGTCGAGCTCGCCCGCGACCCCGACTGGCGCGAACAGCTCGTCGCCGAGGCGGGCGGCCGTCCGGTCGGCTTCGTCCAGATCATCGACCCCGCGCGCGAGCAGAGCCGCTACTGGGGCGACTGTCCGCCCGGCCTGCGCGCCATCGACATCTGGATCGGCGAGGCCGACGCGCTCGGCCGCGGCTACGGAACGCAGATGATGCGGCAGGCGATCGCCCGCTGCTTCGCCGATGCGGCCGTCACGGCGATCCTGATCGACCCGCTGCAGAGCAACGTCCGGGCGATCCGCTTCTACGAGCGGCTGGGCTTCCGGGCCGTCGGTCCCCGCCGGTTCGGCGAGGACGACTGCCTGGTCATGCGCCTGGAGCGGCCGGGCTCCTAG